Genomic segment of Ascochyta rabiei chromosome 15, complete sequence:
TCCTTGAGGGCGGGCATGGCGACCGAGGGCGAGACGTACATGGCGATGTCGACCGCCTGGCCGGTGGGCCACATGGGCGCGATGTTCCAGGGCACCGCGCTGTACTGGGCGCCGTCGTCGAGCTGGTGCGGGCGGTGCTCCCACGCGGGGATCGCGGCAGCAGCACCCGCGCCGCCGCCAGGAGCGACCTGGACCGGCTGGCCGGCGGGGGCGGGGGCCTTGAGGAAGTACTTGACGCCGCCCTGGATGAGCAGGAACATGCCGATGCTCTGGGCGGCCGTCTTGAGGAACTGCACGGCGTCAGCGGCAGCGTCAGCGGTCGGCGGTCGGGGAGCTTCGTGTACGTACGCTGGACCCGGCCTCTTGCTGGGCCGCGGGCGGCTGGACTTGAGACATGGTGGCGGCTGTGCGAGGAGCCGGCGATTTCCGTCCTGACGAAGCGGCGCAGTGGTCGCGATGGCGCTGCAGAGAGAGGgaaggggggggggctaCAGAATCGCAGAGTCGCAGAATCGCAGAACCGCAGACGCAGAACCGCAGAACCGCAGAACCGCAGAATCCCCGGGTCCCAGAAGCGCCCAGTCCCACTGCGGGCTAGCGCTCAGGGTCCAGCCTCGGCGGTGACCAACGACGCGCCGCAGACAGCGCAGGCGTCCTCAGCAGCGGGCAACGGGCGTGTGGTGGTGTTGGACATGCACCGACCCTGACGATTCTTCCCTCCATCGTGTGCGCACTATCAGCCTCCCTCACGCCCACCGACAACAACGCCAGCACCATGGCCGACACCGCCACCGACACCGCCACCGACACCGCCACCGACACCGCCACCGACACCGCCACCGACACCGCCACCgacaccgccaccgccgccaccgccgccaccgccgccgacACCCCCAAGAGGCCCGTAGTCTGCGTCTTGTGCGTCTCCCCCCCCCTCCTCCCCCCTCCCCTCTCCTCCCCGCTGACCCGCCCAGCTGCGGCGCCTCCGAGGGCGCGTCGCCCGCGCACATGGAGTCCGCCCGCGCGCTCGCCCGCGCGCTGCACGCCTCAGGCAGCACGCTGGTCTACGGCGGCGGCACCGTCGGGCTGATGGGCGAGGTGGCGCGCACGCTGGTCGCGCTGTCGGGGCCCAGCGCCGTCCACGGCATCATCCCCGCGCCGCTCGTCGCGCTCGAGCAGAACGCCGGCCCGGCCTCGGCCGCGGGCCACGCCATCGACGAGGCCGTCTACGGCCGCACCACCGTCGTCAGGGACATGCACACGCGCAAGCAGATGATGGCCCGCCACGTCATCGCCGGCGGTGCGGGCGGCGGCTTCGTCGCCCTGAGCGGCGGCTACGGCACCCTCGAGGAGCTGATGGAGATCACCACGTGGAACCAGCTGGGCATCCACAGCATGCCCGTCATCGTCTACAACGTGGATGGCTACTGGTCCGGCTTGCTGGACTGGGTGAGGGGCGCCGTCCAGAGCGGCTTCGTGAGCGCGACCAACGCCGGCATCATCCAGGAGGCGCGGCACCCCGACGACGTCCTGAGGGTGCTGAGGGAGTACCAGAACGCCCCGGGGAGGTTCAAGCTGACGTGGGACGATGAGTAGATTCCACCTTTTTCTTACCACACTCCACTGCAGTTATAAATGTATTGAAACCAACTGCAGTTATAATTGTATTGAAACCAACTGCAGTTCTAAATGTATTGAAACCAACCACAGTAAACAACCAACACAATCCATCCACGCCTCCACAATCCCTACAATAAGAAGCCTAGCAACAACTACAACCATGCCAGCTAGATACGCAATTCAATGCAACGCAGGGCAGTGCGACGTCTGACTCTGACGCGGTATTGAATCAAGTAGAAGCCACGCTAGCCCAAGTCGTACTAGTAGAAGTCGCACTAGTCCAATTTATACTAGTCCAAGTCGTAGTCCAAGACCATTGAAactataattatattaagCATACTATTAAACCATACATCAAGCATACGATTAGATTATATATTAAGCATACTATTTAACTATATGTTAAGCATACTATTAAACCATATATCAAgcatactattaaactatatattAAGTATACATTAGATTATATATCAAGCATACTATTAAACCATATATTAAgcatactattaaactatatatcAAGCATACCATTAAACCATACATTAAGCATACTGTTAAACTATATATCAAGCATACCATTAGATTATATATCAAGTATACCATTAAACTATACATCAAGCATACCGTTAAACCATATATCAAGCATACTATTAAACCATATATCAAGCATACCATTAAACCATACATCAAGCATACCATTCAAACCATACTACACATAATACAAATCTCCACCGCAAACGCCGCGCTATGCTGTCCACTCGAGACCCCGCCGACCCCGACGCGAGAAATGCAGAAACCTGGACAACGAACCCCTCTCACCTCGCCAGAAACCCCGGCAGCTGAAAGCCGAAGCCGGGCACCGCAGGCGGCACCGCAACGCCCTGCTCTGCGCGCGGGGAGACGTGCCGCGGATCGTGGGCCGGCCGCTGCTCTTGCTTGCGCAACTTGGCCTGGCTGTTGTCCACGGCCCCGCGATGGTGATTGCCGTTGCCGTGGCCGTTGCCGAAGCCGCTGCGTCCGCCGCGCCCGCCGTCCGTGGGCACGCGTCTACTGATCGCTGGGTCGTGTCAGTCAACGCACACAGGCTGAACTCCAATACGGGCCCACCTTTGGACGACACACCCGCCCCAATCTCAATGTCGGGCTCTTCCAACACCATCCCGCCTTCGAGCGGTCGGCCGCCTGTCCCGCCGTGCTCGGCCGTCAGAGCCCACTTGCGGTCGGCGTCTGTGAGTCGCGAGATGGGAATCACGCTGATCCCGCTGTTGTAGTCACTGCAGTCGCGTGGTCCGAAGCCGACGCCCCATCGTGTCTGCAACCGTCAGCCATCGTCTCCACGCCATGCACTTGGACCTACCTGGCGAGCCTTGGACTGCGCGGCAGGGTCCTGCAGGCTGTCCATCCCCTCCTTGGCCGCCACAGCATCGGGCCGTGTCAACATCTTGACAAACGCGTGTCGCTTGTCCTGGTTCACAATGCATGTCTGGACCCTACCAAAGCGGCTGAAGATGGCGCGGATCTCACCTTCCGTCCCGCCCGCGCCGCCTACGAACAAGGTACGACTCAATACCCTGATGTTGTCGCGCGGCAGACTTGGGTCCCACTCGATGTAACGCGACTGACCATACACGTCCTTGGGCGGACTTGGCTGTCGCCGTTGCCCCGGCGGCGTACGTTGCCGATACTCATTACGGTCACTACGACCACCCCGCGCCTTACCACGACCGCGGCCGCGCTCATTGCGGTTCGACGCACTACCATCACCAACAGCATTCGGGTCGTAGGAACCGTACACAGGACTCTCGCGACGGTTGGGCGGGGATCTACGACTGGGAGAAGCACGACGGGTATAGTCTGGCGATCTGCTACGGTCTCGCATCTTAGTATCGTTGTGCTCAAAACGCGCTTGGCCGCCATTCGGCATGGCGACCGGCGCCTGTGGGAGCGCTGGAGGTGCCACCTGGGGCGGCGCGGGTGGCAGCGATGCCCCTCCGTTCTGTGCTGCCGCCAAAGCGTTTAGTACTTGTATAGCCTGGTCTGGCGCGATGGAACCTGCACTCATAGCCTGTAATATCTGATTGGCCAGGTCATTCATACCGGCCGGCGGAGGGGGCGGCATTGCGGGCTGTAGGCTTGCCGCgggaggcggcggcggcacaAATCCTGGgggaggcggcggcggcaccATATTTGGTAGAAAGGGAAGACCGGCAGATGGGCCAGTCTGACCAGGCTGCTGGCCATAGCCGGAGAGGGCTGCAAGTAGCGCACCAGGGTCCTGTGGCTTCTGCACAGTCGGAGGCGCGGGAGCGGCTGTTTGCTGTGGATTAGTCTGAGCATGGCGAGCTGGGCCGGAGCTGTTACCCTTTGGCGGACTCGGTTGCGCGGTCTGGGCATCTACGCGGATTTGTCAGGGAGGGACTGGACGCGCGTGAGCGAACACGTACTATGCTGACGGCCGTTCACCTGCTGCTTGAATTTCGCAAGCATGTCTAGAGGGAATGTGTGTCCACGCTGCCAGATGTCTAGGAGTTTGGTAATCTTCTCCCTCTGGTTGTCTGGGACGTGTTGGACAAGGTCGTTCATGACGGCCGGCAGCACATCCGTCATCTTCTGCACGCCCGCAGCATAGGTTCCGGGCGCGGCATTTCTGGAGACTGACTGACCGGCGGCCTTTGACTTTTCTACCCACTGGCGCGTGACGGAATCTACAACGTATAGCACACCGAGCTTATGTGTGGCGGCGCTGTTTTGGAACTGCTGGAGGATCTTCTGAATGATGGCCGAATCGGACTAGAGGGGAGAGCAACAGCTTAGTAAAGGCGCGAGGGAGACGACATGCGCCAGAAAGGGCTCAGCAGCCGGCATACCTGAATGTTCTCTACGCATATCGCGGTGATGGCCTTGACCTTGGTGGGGGTTACGCCGGGTGCCTTTAAAGCTTGGAGCGATTGCAACAGCGCGTCCAACTCAGTCATAGCCGCCATGCTTATGTTTAGTGTAGCAGAAGAGTGATGAGAGACAAGGAAATGCTCGACGGGCGTATCTAGTAAGGTGCAGAGTGGCAGAGCGGCGGAGCGGCAGAGCAGCAGAGCAGCAGAGCAGCAGAGCAGCAGAGCAGCAGAGCAGCAGAGCGGCAGAGCAGCCGAGACGGCAAACACGCAGACTGTACTCGAGTTTGCAGGTCAAAAGCCGTGGGGGAACAATCTACGTTGTGCGAAGGTTGTAAGAGGAACTTGCAGTTGATCGAGTGAGGCGCAATGCAGCAACTGGAGTCAATGAGGTGAGAGCTGTTGCTGAGCGGAGCTGAGGGAGAGCTGCCGGCGGTACTATGCTTCTAGCAGTCTTTCACGTGCGCCAGTGGACCAGTGGCATAGTCGCAGCTACCAGAGTATCAAGAAAGCAGTGGAAGAGTCGCAGGAGCGGTTGCTGGTCTATGTCAAGCGCGCAGGCACGGGCGTAGAGGAGAGGAACGGTGCGCTGTGCCGAGTTTGAAAAAGCTGCGCCAAGGCTCTAGGCCACACGTGACGTAGGTGATGCTTTCACCCGCGCCCGAGCTCCAAGCTTCTGGCGTTGCCGTAGTGTCGGCAGTCGGTAGCGTGCGGCCGGTGCCCATGTCTGGACTCTGGAGCTTCGTGCCGCTTCGTACAGCTTCATGGAGCTCTTCGTACCGCTGGCAGGATGTGCTGGAGTCGATGGAGTCGATGCTCTGCAGCGCTGACCGCGGAAGGGACCCGTAGGCGGTTACAGCAGACGCCCGCCTGCGTGTTGGGACTGGTGTTGAGAGGAGCGTGCCAAGTTGTGATTACGTAGCGGCTTGAGTCCAGGTGGACAGGCGCCCTCTGTGCAGCTACAGACACATGCAGACACATGCAGACACGTGCAGACACACGCAGAGTCGCAGACACACGCAGACACATGCAGATACACGCAGACACACGCAGACACACGCAGACACACGCAGACGACATGTGCAGACGAGACAGGCACCATTCAAACAATGAATAAAGGCAGGAACCCGTGGCATGCAGTGCAATGGAGACGGCGATAGGCCCGGCGCCGTCGTGCATCCATCCCGAGCTGGTTAGGGCGGCCCGGTGGTTGTGCTCGATCCAAGCTCCACACGACAACTTTTCCAGCGTTCTTAAACTCGCTCCCACCCGCCATCCTCCGCCATCCTGACGCGTAGCCCATCCCCGACCCTCCATCACCAACAATGGCCTCCGCACTCCGTCTGAGCCAGAGCGCTCTCCGCGCCGCCGCCCCCGTGCGGTCGTCGGCCCTGGCCGGCCTCCGCTGCTACTCCAGCAAGACGCAGGTACGCCGCGCGCCTCTGCCCATGCGTGTCCATCGCTAACGCCGCCCACTGCAGTCGCTCAAGGAGACGTTCGCCGCCAAGCTGCCCGGCGAGATCGAGAAGATCAAGAAGCTCCGCAAGTACGTCGACGCCCGGCCGCGGCGTCTCCGTCCCACCACCCCCGGCAGCCATTGACATTGCATCGCAGGGAGCACGGCAGCACCGTCATCGGCGAGGTCACGCTCGACCAGGTCTACGGCGGCGCCCGTGGCATCAAGTCCCTTGTCTGGGAGGTAGGCGCCCCCCACCCGTCCTCGGCGCACGACGGCCAGCTGACACCGCCCAGGGCTCCGTCCTCGACTCCGAGGAGGGCATCCGCTTCCGCGGCAAGACCATCCCCGAGTGCCAGGAGCTCCTCCCCAAGGCGCCCGGCGGCCAGGAGCCGCTCCCCGAGGGCCTCTTCTGGCTGCTCCTGACGGGCGAAGTCCCCTCGGAGCAGCAGGTCCGCGACCTCTCCGCCGAGTGGGCGGCCCGCTCCGACGTGCCCAAGTTCGTCGAGGAGCTCATCGACCGCTGCCCCAGCGACCTCCACCCCATGGCCCAGTTCTCGCTCGCCGTCACGGCGCTCGAGCACGAGTCCAACTTCGCCAAGGCCTACGCCAAGGGCATGCACAAGTCGCAGTACTGGGAGCACACCTTTGAGGACTCCATGGACCTCATTGCCAAGCTGCCCACCATTGCCGCCAAGATCTTCCGCAACATCTACAAGGACGGCAAGGTCGCCCCCGTCCAGAAGGACAAGGACTACTCGTACAACCTGGCCAACCAGCTCGGCTTCGCTGACAACGCCGACTTTGTCGAGCTGATGCGTCTGTACCTGACCATCCACACGGACCACGAGGGCGGCAACGTCTCGGCCCACACCACCCACCTGGTGGGTTCCGCCCTCTCCTCGCCCTACCTCTCCCTGGCGGCCGGCCTCAACGGTCTCGCCGGTCCCCTGCACGGCCTCGCCAACCAGGAGGTCCTCGTCTGGCTCCAGAAGATGAAGAAGGCCATTGGCAACGACCTCAGCGACGAGGCCATCAAGGACTACCTGTGGTCCACGCTCAAGGCTGGCCAGGTCGTCCCCGGCTACGGCCACGCCGTCCTCCGCAAGACGGACCCCCGCTACGTGTCCCAGCGCGAGTTCGCGCAGAAGCACCTGCCCGACGACCCCATGTTCAAGCTCGTCAGCCAGGTCTACAAGATCGCCCCCGGCGTCCTCACCGAGCACGGCAAGACCAAGAACCCCTACCCCAACGTCGACGCCCACTCGGGTGTGCTCCTCCAGTACTACGGCCTCACCGAGCAGAACTACTACACCGTCCTGTTCGGTGTGTCGCGCGCGCTCGGTGTGCTCCCCCAGCTCATCATCGACCGCGCCGTGGGTGCGCCCATTGAGCGCCCCAAGTCGTTCTCGACCGAGGCCTACGCCAAGCTGGTCGGCGCCAAGTTGTAGGTGTAGCGTGGAGAGGTGGGCAGCGGTGCAGGCGCGAAGGGAGGCGTTCTTCCATGTGTGAAGAGATGCCCGTGTACTATTTAGATGTGGACTGTAGGGATCAGGATTAGGTGTCTTGGCACGCATCATAGCCTTGGATGTGTCTGCTTCCGTAAAGCTTTTAGTAAACGATTGGCTACGATATATGTCCTGTTGAATATTGTCCATGTTGAATTATTTGTTCATGTTGTATTATTTGTTCATGTCGTATTATTTGTCCATGCCTGTATTATTTGTTCATGTCTGTTACTACTCATTCATGTCTGTATTATTCATTCACGTCTATTACTACTCACTCACGTCTATTACTACTCATTCACGTCTATTACTACTCACTCACGTCTATCACCACTTATATCATCATACTTTGCGCGCTTGGCTACAGCATCCATCCACCAAGCGCACGCAACATGGTTCGATGGCGTCTTCAAACGCAGCGGCCACTGACTTGACACAGCGCTGAATCAGGACATGATGCTGATTTTTTTCACGATGAGATGAGATCGTTGTTATGGATGGTGCCATCTTCAACTTCGCCGATGCTGCTACGCTGGAATGGTGGGATGGTGGGATGGTGGGATGGTGGGATGGTGGAATGCTGTAATGCTGTAATGCTGTAATGCTGTAATGCTGTAATGCTGTAATGCTGGAATCGTTGGGGGAGCGGTGTGCTGCAGCTTGTAGACACAACATGTCACCACTGTGGTAGATGTGTGATCAGCGGTCATTCGTCGCAAGCTTCGCCGTTTGTAGCCGCTCGGAGGCCCGCCAAGGTCCCCGACAGCTTCAGGGAGCTGTGCGCCCCGGACACGTCTCACACAGACCACCAGGGAGCGTGTCTGTCACGACTTTTCTGCGCCGCCTCTCTGCGTCTCGCTCGTTCACTCTCGACTCTCGACTCTCGActctcgacctcgacctcgacctcgacctcgaccccCGCCAAGACCCTCGACGCTCGCTCTCTCGCGACGAAGCACCCTGCTGCCTTGGTCCGGCCCCTGCCTTCGACAACCCCCCAGAGATGAGCTCCACACCCCCCACCGGCGTGCCCACCATGGCCGACGGGCCTCCCAGGCTCGAGAAGAAGCCCGTCAAGTTCAGCAACCTGCTGCGTGCGTGCGCCTGAGTGCAGCCGTGCACCGTCTGCCAAGGCCAAAGCCAAGAGCTAATCGTGTGCGCAGTCGGTGCGGGTCTCAACCTGTTCGAAGTCACCACTCTGGGCCAGGTACGATGGCCGTTTGTTTTTCCGAGCGACGAGCGCAGAGAGCTGACAAGGCCGCCAACAGCCGCTGGAGGTCGTCAAGACCACCATGGCTGCCAACAGGTCCGAGGGCATGGCGGGCGCCATCACCCGCATCTGGGGCCGCGGTGGAGTCACTGGCTGTGAGTCGATTTGCGCTGCTTAACCACCCAGGCCGCGCGCTGACCGCCTCGCCTCGCCCACAGTCTACCAGGGCCTCATCCCCTGGGCCTGGATCGAAGCCTCCACAAAGGGCGCcgtcctcctcttcgtcgCGTCCGAGGCCGAGTACTACGCAAAGTCGTTTGGCGCCCCCGACTTCCTCGCCGGCATCTCGGGCGGCATGACGGGCGGCCTGGCCCAGGCCTACGCCACCATGGGCTTCTGCACCTGCATGAAGACGGTCGAGATCACAAAACACAAGGTCGCAGCCGCCGGCGGCAAGCCCCCGACCACCATCGAGACCTTCATGGGCATCTGGCGTGCAGAGGGTCTCCGCGGTATCAACCGCGGTGTCAACGCCGTCGCCGTGCGCCAGGTCACCAACTGGGGCTCCCGCTTCGGTCTGTCCCGCGTCGCCGAGACCGGCATCCGCAGGGTCACCGGCAAGGAGGGCGGCGAGAAGCTCAACGTCATCGAGAAGATCACAGCTTCGGCCATCGGCGGTGGCTTGAGCGCGTGGAACCAGCCCATCGAGGTCATCCGCGTCGAGCTGCAGTCCAAGACGGTCGACCCCAACCGCCCCAAGAACCTGAACGTTGCATCGGCGGCGAGGTACATCTACTCCAACAACGGCATCAAGGGTCTTTACCGCGGCGTCACCCCCAGAATCGGTCTTGGTATCTGGCAGACTGTCTGCATGGTTGCGCTTGGCGATGTGTACGTTCCCTCGTCATTCTCTACACTTGTTTCTGGCTAACAGACCCACAGCGCAAAGGAGGCGGTCGAGAAGCTCACCGGCGACAAGGTGACCGCGAAGCACTAGACGGCGTTTGATCGCCTGATCTAGCCAACACGTTTACGCGGTTTACAGTGCATTTTGCGAAAGCGTTGGCTTATGCTGAAGCGTTCTTGTCTTGCGGGTCCTCTATGAATATAGAATCATGGCATCTTCTTAACATAGATGGGTGTAACGTTTATCGTGCGTGATCTACAAAGACGCCATCTCACGTTGGTGGTGCATGTTTGACTATCTGCCTTGACATGGTCACTGTCAGGCCGAGAGGCGCCGGCATGTGGCACAACGTCCATCTCTGACCTGGTGTTGGCAATACATACTGTTCTGGCCACATGGCCTACTATCCAAGTGAGCATGGTTACCTTTTTGGGATGCCtggcacggtgggcagagccgtgtCCTGACGGTTTTTTGAGCGCATCACGCGTAGCTTGTGACTACTTTGTTTTCATACACTAACAATCTTGCTCTGACCGACAGGTGATTCGTTCGAAGATGCTTTGGTGTCTTTCCACTGAGCACCCATTAGTCAGAATCATCACTTGTGTAGAACACTTCCTAGCTTATCTTGTACTGGATAGCACGTGGTTACCCAATCAGGAAGCAACGTTTGGCGCTAAGAGGACGTCACTCTTCTCCTCACCACACTGCTTGCAAGACGGTCGACGAAGACGCGACCACTCTAAACCTATAGAAATGTGGGCGCATGATGCCGAAACACATCTCTTGCACAGCGACAAATGTACAGCTAGGAGTTAGAAGGGTGAGTTTGGCGATCGTGTTGCCTCCTCACACATTTGGGCGCTGCATCGAACTGTTTGATGGCCACAACAAGTAACTAATTCACACAGTTCCCTGACCGTCATGAACGACCGCTAATCAAGGCGTGGCGGTGTGATCTGACCGCTCTGTCTCGGAGTCACAACTTCTATTTCGTAGCATGCAATGACGCTGTCCACGTCTATCGGCCCAAGTTCCCGGATCAGTCGATAGCAGGCGAACCGGACCTGGTACTGTACCCGCCGATATCATCGCCATACCTGCAGCCCGGGATCGACTATGAAGACTCGCATTCCATCACCAGACTCCACGTCGACTACCTAGGCCAGGACGAGATCATCCTCATCACCTGCGATGATGGCGACGTGGTCGGGTACCGCACTGAAGAGATCCAGCGCGTGCTCGACAAGCGAATGGAGAGTTCAGACAATGAGCAAGAATTTCAAACTGATGACTCGGTGAGGACGTTCTTGCACCGCAACGTTGGCGCCAGCGCCTGGGGTTTGGCTATCCATAGGGAAGCGCGCATGATCGCCATCAGCGCCAACACCCACAAAGTCACTGTCCTTGCCTACGCGTTAGCCAAAGCAGATGGACCTTCAAACGACTCCTCGGACTCCGACTCCGAATTGGAGGACTGTCCTGGAGAAGAGGACCCAGCGGACTTCCCTTCTCCACGGTGTCAAGACCATGTCATTACTCTCTCCGCACGACACAACGTCCCCGCAGTCTCCTTCAACAATAGCGGCGACGACGCATCGGGGAGGTGGCTTTCGAGTAGCTCGATCGACGGCGAAGCCACAATATGGGACCTGCACCACCCAAAGCAGTCTGCCCGGACCATCCAGCTCGGCTTCTGCGCGAGTGTCAAGGACCCTACCAAGGCTCCGAAGCTCAGTGCCGGGAGCTGCGCATGTATGAGACC
This window contains:
- a CDS encoding Citrate (Si)-synthase, translating into MASALRLSQSALRAAAPVRSSALAGLRCYSSKTQSLKETFAAKLPGEIEKIKKLRKEHGSTVIGEVTLDQVYGGARGIKSLVWEGSVLDSEEGIRFRGKTIPECQELLPKAPGGQEPLPEGLFWLLLTGEVPSEQQVRDLSAEWAARSDVPKFVEELIDRCPSDLHPMAQFSLAVTALEHESNFAKAYAKGMHKSQYWEHTFEDSMDLIAKLPTIAAKIFRNIYKDGKVAPVQKDKDYSYNLANQLGFADNADFVELMRLYLTIHTDHEGGNVSAHTTHLVGSALSSPYLSLAAGLNGLAGPLHGLANQEVLVWLQKMKKAIGNDLSDEAIKDYLWSTLKAGQVVPGYGHAVLRKTDPRYVSQREFAQKHLPDDPMFKLVSQVYKIAPGVLTEHGKTKNPYPNVDAHSGVLLQYYGLTEQNYYTVLFGVSRALGVLPQLIIDRAVGAPIERPKSFSTEAYAKLVGAKL
- a CDS encoding Mitochondrial DNA replication protein yhm2, which produces MCDQRSFVASFAVCSRSEARQGPRQLQGAVRPGHVSHRPPGSVSVTTFLRRLSASRSFTLDSRLSTLDLDLDLDLDPRQDPRRSLSRDEAPCCLGPAPAFDNPPEMSSTPPTGVPTMADGPPRLEKKPVKFSNLLLGAGLNLFEVTTLGQPLEVVKTTMAANRSEGMAGAITRIWGRGGVTGFYQGLIPWAWIEASTKGAVLLFVASEAEYYAKSFGAPDFLAGISGGMTGGLAQAYATMGFCTCMKTVEITKHKVAAAGGKPPTTIETFMGIWRAEGLRGINRGVNAVAVRQVTNWGSRFGLSRVAETGIRRVTGKEGGEKLNVIEKITASAIGGGLSAWNQPIEVIRVELQSKTVDPNRPKNLNVASAARYIYSNNGIKGLYRGVTPRIGLGIWQTVCMVALGDVAKEAVEKLTGDKVTAKH